The following proteins are encoded in a genomic region of Gemmatimonadota bacterium:
- a CDS encoding serine hydrolase — MLFSLGTSRRVALLLGTALSFSTVASAQSVADRADHMVRSLERAPAPTSTATPATPATTAATAAAHMTVAEEMARLHVTGASVALVVDGKVAWVRAYGSKEAGKPAPVDSTTLFLAGSISKPVFTSGAMALVDKGTLSLDANINDALKSWKLPDSRFTEKEKVTLRRLLSHSAGLTVWGFPGYEVGKPVPTVPQLLDSVPPSNTGAVRNDTTPGARWLYSGGGITVAQLAATDATGEPFVALMQRLVLAPMGMKRSTYENPIPAARASETASGHEKPDTAVAGRWHVYPEMAAAGLWTTPSDLARWGIGMMRSYRGESGGLLSSAMAREMLRPQVRLPTTGPLARPNVGWWGLGAEVGGSGRDFNFSHGGRDEGFVATMVFYPERNVGLVVMTNATNSAFLNELTRAFVAEFVR; from the coding sequence ATGCTCTTCTCCCTTGGCACCTCGCGTCGTGTCGCCCTGTTGCTTGGCACGGCCCTCAGCTTCAGCACCGTTGCCTCGGCGCAATCCGTCGCTGACCGCGCCGACCACATGGTGCGCTCCCTCGAGCGCGCGCCGGCGCCGACGTCAACTGCGACCCCTGCGACCCCTGCGACCACTGCGGCCACAGCGGCCGCACACATGACCGTTGCCGAAGAAATGGCGCGACTGCATGTGACCGGCGCGAGCGTCGCCCTCGTGGTGGACGGCAAAGTGGCGTGGGTGCGTGCCTATGGGAGCAAAGAGGCAGGCAAGCCCGCGCCGGTCGACAGCACCACGCTCTTCTTGGCGGGTTCTATCTCCAAGCCTGTCTTTACGTCGGGGGCGATGGCGCTTGTGGACAAGGGCACGCTCTCGCTCGACGCAAACATCAACGACGCACTCAAGTCGTGGAAGCTTCCCGACAGTCGCTTTACCGAAAAAGAGAAGGTCACCTTACGGCGACTCCTCAGTCACTCTGCCGGACTCACCGTGTGGGGATTTCCCGGCTACGAAGTGGGGAAGCCGGTACCGACCGTGCCGCAGTTGCTCGACAGCGTGCCCCCGTCCAACACGGGCGCCGTACGCAACGACACCACGCCGGGCGCGCGCTGGCTCTATTCGGGCGGCGGCATCACCGTGGCGCAGCTCGCGGCCACCGACGCCACCGGTGAACCGTTTGTCGCGCTGATGCAGCGGTTAGTGCTTGCCCCAATGGGGATGAAGCGAAGCACCTACGAGAATCCGATCCCCGCCGCGCGCGCGTCGGAGACCGCCTCTGGGCACGAAAAGCCCGACACTGCCGTTGCGGGGCGGTGGCACGTGTATCCCGAGATGGCCGCCGCTGGGTTGTGGACCACGCCGAGTGATCTGGCGCGGTGGGGGATTGGGATGATGCGGTCGTATCGCGGCGAAAGCGGGGGCCTGCTCTCGAGCGCGATGGCGCGTGAGATGCTGCGGCCGCAGGTGCGGCTTCCCACCACCGGACCGCTCGCACGGCCAAACGTTGGGTGGTGGGGGCTCGGCGCTGAGGTTGGCGGGAGCGGCCGCGATTTCAATTTCTCACACGGCGGACGCGACGAAGGCTTCGTGGCGACGATGGTGTTCTACCCAGAGCGCAACGTGGGGCTCGTGGTGATGACCAACGCGACCAATAGTGCGTTTCTCAACGAGCTGACGCGTGCGTTTGTAGCCGAGTTCGTGAGATAG
- a CDS encoding YaiI/YqxD family protein encodes MKLWIDADAAPMMVKEVCFRASDRLKLDAVFVANQRVPLPPGYTHLTAVRVDSGADEADRYIAEHAEAGDVAVTADIPLAALLVPKGVVVIDPRGEEYTPEIIGERLSVRNFMDELRGQGVETGGHAPYGAKEKQAFANALDRALTRAMRGR; translated from the coding sequence ATGAAACTTTGGATTGACGCCGACGCCGCGCCCATGATGGTGAAGGAGGTCTGCTTCCGCGCCTCCGACCGGCTCAAGCTCGATGCCGTCTTTGTGGCCAACCAGCGGGTGCCCCTGCCGCCGGGCTATACGCACCTCACCGCCGTGCGCGTGGACTCGGGTGCCGACGAAGCCGACCGGTATATCGCCGAGCACGCCGAGGCTGGCGATGTGGCCGTCACGGCCGACATCCCGCTCGCGGCGTTGCTTGTGCCCAAGGGTGTGGTGGTGATTGATCCGCGCGGCGAGGAGTACACGCCGGAGATCATCGGCGAGCGACTCTCGGTGCGCAACTTCATGGACGAGCTGCGCGGGCAAGGGGTTGAGACGGGCGGGCATGCGCCGTATGGCGCCAAGGAGAAGCAGGCGTTTGCGAATGCGCTGGACCGCGCGCTCACGCGGGCGATGCGGGGGCGATAA
- a CDS encoding ABC transporter permease, with translation MERIGRGTRQRIADLGATARFLGETARSFGEVRTWAPLFMDQARRLGVDSLPIGLFIAAFTGIVLALLASYSFTGAVPLYFIGTLVGKTVILELAPVLTGLALAGRVGANIAAEIGTMRVTEQIDALETLAYDPLAYLVVPRVLAGTLMFPVIVAAAMVMGVFCGWAASGLLLNVSSAEFLKGLRLFFQVFDVRYGLVKSASFGLAVTLIGARRGLNAQGGAVGVGSACTSAVVYSAVMILVLDAFWAVTWLLGREATAP, from the coding sequence GTGGAGCGAATCGGGCGAGGCACGCGTCAACGGATCGCCGACCTCGGCGCCACGGCGCGCTTTCTGGGTGAGACGGCGCGATCGTTTGGAGAAGTGCGAACGTGGGCGCCGTTGTTTATGGATCAGGCGCGGCGACTGGGTGTGGACTCGCTCCCCATTGGATTGTTCATTGCCGCGTTTACGGGCATCGTTCTCGCGTTGCTGGCGAGCTACTCGTTTACCGGTGCCGTGCCGCTCTATTTTATTGGCACGCTCGTCGGTAAGACGGTGATCCTCGAGCTGGCACCGGTACTCACCGGCCTCGCGCTCGCGGGGCGCGTCGGCGCCAACATCGCCGCCGAGATCGGGACGATGCGCGTGACCGAGCAGATCGACGCGCTCGAGACGCTCGCGTACGATCCGCTCGCGTATCTCGTGGTGCCGCGCGTGCTGGCGGGGACGTTGATGTTTCCGGTGATTGTCGCCGCGGCTATGGTGATGGGCGTTTTTTGCGGATGGGCCGCGTCGGGTCTCTTGCTGAATGTGTCGAGCGCCGAGTTCCTCAAAGGATTGCGACTGTTCTTTCAAGTGTTTGATGTGCGCTACGGGCTGGTGAAGTCGGCGAGCTTTGGGCTTGCGGTCACCCTCATTGGTGCGCGCCGCGGGTTGAATGCACAGGGCGGAGCCGTGGGCGTCGGGAGTGCCTGCACATCGGCCGTGGTCTACTCGGCGGTGATGATTCTGGTGCTCGACGCGTTTTGGGCCGTGACTTGGTTGCTCGGACGGGAGGCAACTGCTCCATGA
- a CDS encoding VF530 family protein produces the protein MTTPHDHSSNPLHGVTLERMLTEMVEWYGWERMGRRVKIACFTTDPSVSSSLKFLRRTPWARDKVEQLYLEMYHKRNKPKP, from the coding sequence ATGACCACCCCACACGATCACTCCAGCAACCCGCTCCACGGCGTCACCCTTGAGCGTATGCTCACCGAGATGGTGGAGTGGTACGGCTGGGAGCGGATGGGGCGGCGCGTGAAGATCGCCTGCTTCACCACCGATCCTAGTGTGAGCTCGAGCCTCAAGTTCCTGCGCCGCACGCCCTGGGCGCGCGACAAAGTTGAGCAGCTGTATCTCGAGATGTACCACAAACGCAACAAGCCGAAGCCCTAG
- a CDS encoding ATP-binding cassette domain-containing protein translates to MALLGMQDIGIAFGGPPVLANARFAIERGERVCLLGRNGAGKSTIMKLLDGSMVPDSGEIVRQTGVTVARLEQEVPDDVHGTTFDVVAAGLGDAGQLLARYHQASHDVGANATDAALRELDRLHHALDAANAWEMASRVDTVLEHLGLDADLPFASASGGRKRQTLLARALVRQPDILLLDEPTNHLDVDAVEWMEQFLIDRGVTLVFVTHDRAFLRRVATRIVELDRGRLVDWGADYDTYLQRKAAALEVEAKEWADFDKKLAQEEVWIRTGIQARRTRNEGRVRSLEALRVERGERRERTGTVRLQAQEAERSGRLVVEARGVNFARGDKSIVRDFSTTITRGDRVGLIGPNGSGKTTLLRLLLGELAPDSGTIRTGTGLEVAYFDQLREQLEPERSVFDNIADGADWITVGGAQKHVLSYLQDFLFSPDRSRTPVKALSGGERNRLLLARLFTRSFNMLVLDEPTNDLDIETLDLLEELLLDFSGTLMVVSHDRAFLDNVVTSTLVFEGGGRVGEYVGGYADWVRQRDAAAAAFAAAARVKRAAPPPAAKSPKKRKLSFKESTELAALPDSIDALELQRASVYASLADPALLRDGAAVAEARTRLTSLERQIAEATARWEALELLSTEG, encoded by the coding sequence ATGGCCCTTTTGGGCATGCAGGATATTGGCATCGCCTTTGGCGGCCCCCCAGTTCTCGCGAACGCGCGCTTCGCCATCGAGCGCGGCGAGCGCGTCTGCCTGCTCGGCCGTAACGGGGCGGGGAAGAGCACGATCATGAAGTTGCTCGACGGATCGATGGTCCCCGACAGCGGCGAGATTGTGCGGCAGACCGGGGTGACCGTTGCACGACTGGAACAGGAAGTGCCAGACGACGTGCACGGCACCACGTTTGACGTGGTGGCCGCCGGGCTCGGCGACGCTGGGCAGTTGCTCGCGCGCTACCATCAGGCGAGCCACGACGTGGGCGCCAACGCTACCGACGCGGCGCTCCGCGAACTCGACCGGTTGCACCACGCCCTCGACGCCGCCAACGCCTGGGAAATGGCGTCGCGCGTGGACACCGTACTCGAGCACCTCGGACTCGACGCCGATCTCCCCTTTGCCTCCGCCTCAGGCGGGCGCAAAAGGCAGACACTGCTTGCGCGTGCCCTCGTGCGCCAGCCCGACATTCTGTTGCTCGACGAGCCCACCAACCATCTCGACGTGGATGCGGTGGAGTGGATGGAGCAGTTCCTGATTGATCGCGGCGTGACGCTCGTATTCGTCACGCACGATCGCGCCTTTTTGCGTCGCGTGGCGACGCGCATTGTGGAACTCGACCGCGGCCGCCTCGTGGACTGGGGCGCCGACTACGACACCTACCTGCAGCGCAAAGCGGCAGCGCTTGAAGTCGAAGCCAAAGAGTGGGCCGACTTTGACAAGAAGCTGGCGCAGGAAGAAGTGTGGATTCGCACTGGTATTCAAGCGCGCCGTACGCGCAACGAAGGGCGCGTGCGTTCGCTGGAGGCGCTCCGCGTGGAGCGCGGCGAGCGGCGCGAACGCACGGGCACCGTGCGACTCCAAGCGCAGGAAGCCGAACGGTCAGGGCGACTGGTGGTCGAAGCGCGCGGGGTGAACTTCGCTCGCGGAGATAAATCCATTGTCCGCGACTTCAGCACCACCATCACGCGTGGCGATCGCGTGGGGCTCATTGGCCCCAACGGCTCCGGCAAGACCACACTCCTCCGCCTCCTGCTCGGCGAACTCGCGCCGGACTCCGGTACCATTCGCACCGGTACCGGCCTCGAAGTGGCGTACTTCGATCAGCTGCGTGAGCAACTCGAGCCCGAGCGGAGCGTGTTCGATAACATCGCCGACGGCGCCGACTGGATTACCGTGGGCGGTGCGCAGAAACATGTACTGAGTTATCTGCAAGACTTTCTCTTTTCGCCGGATCGCTCGCGCACGCCGGTCAAGGCACTCTCCGGCGGCGAGCGCAACCGCCTGCTGCTGGCGCGCCTCTTCACGCGTTCGTTCAACATGCTCGTGCTCGACGAGCCGACCAACGACCTCGATATCGAAACGCTCGACCTCCTCGAAGAACTGCTCCTCGATTTTTCGGGCACGCTCATGGTCGTCAGTCACGATCGTGCGTTTCTCGATAACGTCGTGACGAGCACGCTGGTGTTTGAAGGTGGCGGACGCGTGGGCGAGTATGTGGGCGGCTACGCCGACTGGGTACGTCAGCGGGATGCCGCAGCGGCCGCGTTTGCCGCCGCCGCGCGCGTCAAGCGCGCCGCGCCGCCGCCCGCCGCAAAGTCTCCGAAAAAACGGAAGTTGTCATTCAAAGAATCGACAGAACTGGCTGCCCTTCCGGATTCTATTGACGCGCTCGAACTTCAGCGCGCCTCGGTGTATGCTTCGCTCGCCGACCCAGCGCTGCTCCGAGACGGCGCCGCCGTGGCAGAGGCGCGCACGCGTCTCACGTCACTGGAACGGCAGATCGCCGAGGCAACGGCGCGCTGGGAGGCGTTGGAGTTGCTCTCGACCGAAGGCTGA
- a CDS encoding Nramp family divalent metal transporter: protein MPNADREAPQRSAVNRFFHDLGPGLITGAADDDPSGISTYSVAGATFGYAPLWTALFAFPLMAAVQLMCARLGLVSGRGLAGVVRRYYPRWVLWSACGVLVVANVFNIGADLGGMAAATEMVTGVRAAVWTPVYAVVLVAVLVFSSYRLIARVFKWLTLVLFVYVIAAFMAHPDWSAVLRATFIPHIEWSRSFLAMFVGILGTTISPYLFFWQASQEVEVVESRGRRSSTKRDHASDEELRAARVDVFTGMLFSGVVMYFIVLTSAATVNAHGSAHIATAQDAAEALRPVAGNAAYLLFTLGIIGTGMLAVPVLAGSAAYAISEAESWRGSLDDRPRMAPRFYLVVTLAMLLGLALAAAGFDAVKMLFYAAVLNGVLAPPLIVLVTMLTSNREVMGARVNSPLLRGIGWLTATVMTVAAIGMFVTT from the coding sequence ATGCCGAACGCTGACCGCGAGGCGCCGCAGCGGAGCGCCGTAAACCGGTTCTTCCATGACCTCGGCCCGGGGCTCATCACGGGCGCTGCGGACGATGACCCCTCTGGCATTTCGACGTACTCGGTGGCGGGCGCAACCTTTGGCTATGCGCCGCTCTGGACCGCGCTCTTTGCTTTTCCGCTGATGGCCGCGGTGCAACTGATGTGCGCGCGACTGGGCCTCGTGAGTGGTCGCGGTTTGGCGGGCGTCGTCAGGCGCTACTACCCGCGCTGGGTGCTCTGGAGCGCGTGCGGCGTGCTCGTGGTGGCGAATGTGTTCAACATCGGCGCCGACCTTGGCGGCATGGCGGCCGCTACTGAGATGGTCACAGGAGTTCGCGCCGCCGTCTGGACCCCCGTGTACGCGGTTGTGCTGGTGGCGGTGTTGGTCTTTTCTTCGTACCGCTTAATCGCGCGCGTCTTCAAATGGCTGACGCTCGTGCTCTTTGTGTACGTGATTGCCGCCTTCATGGCGCATCCGGACTGGAGCGCCGTGCTGCGCGCCACCTTTATTCCGCACATCGAGTGGTCGCGCTCGTTTCTTGCAATGTTTGTCGGCATCCTCGGCACGACGATCAGCCCGTACCTCTTTTTCTGGCAGGCGTCGCAGGAAGTGGAAGTGGTGGAGTCGCGCGGGAGGCGGTCGTCGACGAAGCGCGACCACGCCAGCGACGAGGAACTCCGCGCGGCACGCGTCGATGTCTTTACGGGAATGCTCTTTTCCGGCGTGGTGATGTACTTCATTGTGCTCACGTCCGCCGCAACCGTGAACGCGCACGGTTCGGCCCACATTGCCACCGCGCAGGACGCCGCCGAAGCGCTACGCCCCGTGGCGGGCAATGCCGCCTATTTACTCTTCACGCTCGGCATCATCGGTACCGGAATGCTCGCGGTGCCGGTCCTCGCAGGTTCGGCGGCCTATGCGATTTCGGAAGCGGAGTCGTGGCGCGGCAGTTTGGATGACCGTCCGAGGATGGCGCCCCGTTTTTACCTCGTGGTGACGCTCGCCATGCTCCTCGGCCTCGCGCTCGCGGCGGCGGGTTTTGACGCGGTCAAAATGTTGTTCTACGCCGCCGTCCTCAACGGCGTGCTCGCACCGCCGCTGATTGTGCTGGTCACAATGCTCACCAGCAACCGCGAGGTGATGGGCGCGCGCGTGAACTCGCCGCTGCTCCGGGGGATTGGGTGGCTCACCGCAACAGTCATGACGGTTGCGGCTATCGGGATGTTTGTGACGACGTAA
- a CDS encoding FkbM family methyltransferase yields MKQAIRMIKRAVPRPIRDAVKRLLHRLRHPPIEPYLKHKNVEGVEFDFWIGDRDGRDWYDLQSTDPHWPEMRFLRDHVVVPGDVVLECGGHHGCTAIVLSRWVGAAGRVVTFEPLPSNARIIERNMRQNNLANVTLQQQAIGDANRTITISTESNASVLKSGRGVAVDMIRLDDFAHLAPTFVKIDVEGFELQVLQGAPKILATCPKLAIEVHTEQLAQYGASVQALLDVIGVERYHVWVQWDDDQAPVPYDAAVPIDKRVHLFLLPIIAPASPA; encoded by the coding sequence ATGAAGCAAGCGATTCGAATGATCAAGCGAGCGGTGCCTCGGCCGATTCGGGACGCGGTCAAGCGACTCCTACACCGTCTCCGCCATCCGCCCATTGAACCGTACCTCAAGCATAAGAACGTCGAGGGCGTGGAGTTTGATTTCTGGATTGGCGATCGCGACGGCCGCGACTGGTACGATCTGCAGAGCACCGATCCGCACTGGCCGGAAATGCGGTTCCTGCGCGACCATGTCGTGGTGCCAGGGGACGTCGTGCTGGAGTGCGGCGGCCATCATGGCTGCACCGCCATCGTCCTCTCGCGGTGGGTGGGGGCGGCGGGCCGGGTCGTGACCTTTGAGCCGCTGCCGTCGAACGCGCGCATCATTGAACGCAATATGCGGCAGAACAACCTTGCCAACGTGACGCTCCAACAACAGGCGATCGGTGATGCCAATCGCACGATCACCATCAGTACCGAATCCAATGCGTCGGTGCTCAAGTCAGGACGTGGCGTCGCGGTTGACATGATCCGGCTGGATGACTTCGCGCACCTCGCCCCGACGTTCGTGAAAATTGATGTCGAGGGGTTCGAGCTCCAGGTGCTACAGGGCGCGCCAAAGATTTTGGCAACGTGCCCCAAACTGGCCATCGAAGTGCACACCGAGCAGTTGGCCCAGTACGGTGCGTCCGTACAGGCTTTGCTCGACGTGATTGGCGTCGAGCGATACCACGTGTGGGTTCAGTGGGACGACGACCAGGCGCCCGTGCCGTACGATGCTGCCGTCCCCATCGACAAGCGCGTGCACCTCTTTCTGCTGCCCATTATCGCCCCCGCATCGCCCGCGTGA
- the gltX gene encoding glutamate--tRNA ligase translates to MTASAVRVRFAPSPTGYLHVGGARTALFNWLFARQLGGVFLLRVEDTDKARSTEESTAAIFEGLRWLGLAWDEEVVYQGSQPFLERHQRDARAMLESGHAYRCFCTAAELDERRKEAEARKDSFKYDRRCDRLSADDVAARVAAGSPFVIRFRVPEGSTGWHDMVHEDIAFPNKDIEDFVILRSDGTPIYNLAVVSDDIFMRISHVMRGDDHISNTPKQILLYQALGAALPVFAHFPMIHGLDGKKLSKRHGATAVGDYQHLGILPEAMCNFLALMGWSPGGDREVMTMTEMTELFSESGLLKKAAVFDTKKLEWMNGQHIIRLPLDDIAARVLPSMVATGLVTAAELEAKHAWYLSLIDLLRARARTLGEIAEMAKPFLVQTVTYDAAAAAKAWKDPAEARAVLSAAHETLAACGTWERAALEAALTALGEAKGLGASKLLAPIRVALTGLSNSPSIYDMLPIVGREQTLARLAAAEQHLAGQTAA, encoded by the coding sequence ATGACTGCCTCCGCCGTCCGCGTCCGCTTTGCCCCCTCCCCTACGGGCTATCTGCACGTGGGGGGCGCACGCACCGCGCTCTTCAACTGGCTGTTCGCCCGCCAGCTGGGAGGCGTCTTCCTGCTCCGCGTGGAAGACACCGACAAAGCGCGTAGCACCGAGGAATCCACCGCGGCCATTTTCGAAGGGCTGCGCTGGCTGGGGCTCGCGTGGGACGAAGAGGTGGTCTACCAGGGATCGCAGCCTTTTCTCGAACGGCATCAGCGCGATGCCCGCGCGATGCTGGAGAGCGGACACGCCTACCGCTGCTTCTGCACTGCCGCCGAACTCGACGAGCGGCGCAAAGAAGCCGAGGCTCGCAAAGATTCCTTTAAGTACGATCGCCGTTGCGACCGCCTGAGCGCGGATGATGTTGCCGCGCGCGTGGCCGCGGGCTCGCCATTCGTCATTCGCTTTCGTGTTCCGGAAGGTAGCACCGGCTGGCACGACATGGTGCACGAGGACATTGCGTTCCCCAACAAGGACATCGAAGACTTCGTCATCCTCCGTTCCGACGGCACCCCCATCTACAACTTGGCGGTAGTGAGCGACGACATCTTCATGCGCATCTCGCACGTGATGCGCGGCGACGATCACATTTCCAACACGCCCAAGCAGATTCTGCTCTATCAGGCGCTGGGGGCCGCGCTCCCCGTGTTCGCGCATTTCCCCATGATTCACGGGCTCGACGGCAAAAAGCTCTCCAAGCGCCACGGCGCCACCGCCGTGGGCGACTATCAACACCTCGGCATTCTCCCCGAAGCCATGTGCAACTTCCTCGCACTTATGGGCTGGAGCCCTGGGGGCGATCGCGAAGTCATGACCATGACGGAGATGACCGAATTGTTCAGCGAAAGCGGCTTGCTCAAAAAGGCGGCGGTGTTCGACACAAAAAAGCTCGAATGGATGAATGGCCAGCACATTATTCGCCTTCCCCTCGACGACATTGCCGCGCGCGTGTTGCCATCGATGGTGGCCACGGGGCTCGTCACGGCCGCTGAGCTTGAGGCCAAGCACGCGTGGTACCTGAGCCTGATCGACTTACTGCGCGCCCGCGCCCGCACCCTCGGAGAGATCGCCGAGATGGCGAAGCCCTTCCTCGTGCAGACCGTGACGTACGACGCCGCAGCCGCTGCCAAAGCGTGGAAGGATCCCGCGGAAGCACGCGCGGTGCTCAGTGCCGCGCACGAAACGCTGGCCGCCTGCGGCACGTGGGAACGTGCGGCGCTCGAAGCGGCGCTCACCGCACTCGGTGAAGCCAAAGGACTGGGCGCCTCCAAGCTGCTGGCGCCTATTCGCGTCGCGCTCACCGGCCTGAGCAATAGCCCAAGCATTTACGACATGCTGCCGATTGTTGGCCGCGAGCAGACGCTCGCACGACTGGCGGCCGCCGAGCAGCATCTCGCCGGACAGACGGCCGCGTGA